The nucleotide sequence CTCTTCGCGCACGCCGCGCCCGGCGCGGCGATCTTCCGCGAGGTGCTCGACCACTACTTCGACGGCGTCGAGGACGAGGCGACCACCAGCCGCCTCTGACCCTCAGCGGGGCCGATTCCCGGCTGCCAAGCGGCGCAGCCGGTGCCACGAACTGATCTGCAGCGCAAAGGCGCTGGACAGCCGATCGCGCCACCCGAAGTACGCGCCCAGGCCGGGCATGAGCACGAGGGTGTGCAGGGATTCGGGCCGCCCCAGCGCGGTGGCCAGGGCGACCTGGCGGCGCACCGTAGCGACGTCGACCCTGCCTGACTCCGCCGATCGACGGATCCCCCCGTGTACGAAGTTCAGGACCGCGTGAAGGGAGTCGAACTGCGTGAACGAGGCCAGTGCCTCGTCGACCCGGCGCTCCTCGTCCCCGTCCAGCCTTCCGCGCAGATCACCGAACCGGGCCGCGAGCGCCACGCCCTGACCACGGGGATCGGGGTCCGGAATGTGCTCGTGTGCCCACCGCGCGACACGGAGCATCGACAGCCATCGGGTGTCCGGTGATCGCCGCATGTGGTCGAGCACCCGGACGAGTGTCTCGGGTACCGGCCCGGGATCCACACCCCGCCGTTCCGCGAGGCGCAGCGTCAGGGCCAGGACGACGACGGCCGCCGTCCAGCGCCCCTGCACCCACAAGGTGGCACCGATTCGCTCCCACCGCGCCACCCGGTCGACGACCGCGCGACCGGCGTGTGCGCGTCGGTAGTGCCGGCGCGCGAGCCCGTAGCGACCCGAGCCCCAGGCGGCCTCGGCCGCAAGGGCGGAGGAGCGGCGGGTGGGCAGCGACGCGTCCGGCAGGTGGCGGAGGACCCGTTCCGAGGAGCCGACGTGGTCCCACAGGAGCGTGGTGGCGGCGGCGCGTGCCCCGGCAGAGCCGAGCGGGGAACTCCGCCGCCGATACCCCTGCCATGGTTCCGCGGGCTCGGGCGGCTCCAGCCGCCACTCCTTAGCCAGCGCGGCTAGTACGTCCGCCGTACGAGCGTGCAGCTGCATGGCCCGTCCGCCTGCGCTGTGGAATGCCTCGAGTTGCGGCTGCCGACACGAGGCCCCGAGGACAACGTCTGGGGGGTCGGCCGGCTGTTCATCGTGGACCACCCACAGGAACGTCTTCCCTCGGGCCGCGCCCGTCTTCACCCACTGCCGGAAGAAGGGGTCCACGTCGAAGTAGTCACTGCCGCTGTAGCCCAGGAAGACGACGAGGTCGGCGGCTCCCAGCCAGCCCGCCAGTTCATGAGCGACCGAGTCGGACAACCCGTGCTGCAGGAGCGCCACACTGCCCCCGGCCCGCACCGAAGGCGGGTCGTCCAGGCGCCCGTGAAAGTGCAGGATCGCCGCCGCCGCAGACGGGGCGGCGAGTGCCCGTTCGATGCACAGGTCGAAGTTCGCCGTTACGTGGCGACCGCCGACGGCGACGTGCCGAGCGAAGAACCGGTGCAGCCGGTTGGGCTCACCCGCTGCGAGCTGGTCCAGAAGTCCGAGCCCGGCCAGGCCATGGGCGTCGTCCTGGAGCCCAACGCCGAGGACCGACTCCAGCCGCGGACCGCTCCGCCCGAACGACGAGAAGACCGCGTCGACTTCTTCGCGCGTGCCCGGCAGGAAGAGCCGATCCAGAGCTTCCTCGGTCAGTGTGACGCCCAGCGGACCGTTCGTAGGCGCCTCGGCCGACACTCCGGCGCCTGACCAGAGCAACGTCTTGGACGCCGAAGGAGGGACAGTCCCGAGAATCCGCGTCAGGTCGCACGTCATCCGGACCGGTCCTTCCTCGTCAGGGTGCGGCCAGTCTGTGACGGAACCCGAACTCCTGCGCGGCGATACTCCAGCGGGAGCGGCCACCGGTGCGAGCTGCCCGCTGATCCCGAGGCGGTTCCTAAGTGCTCGGGAGCTATACCCACCGGCTCGGACACGTCACCGGAAAGCAGTCCTCCCGGTGGTGTGAGGTCGGTCGGCATCGGGAACGCTCCCGCGGTGAGTGAGAACAAGAGCGGTTCCGGTTACGTCGAAGCAGAGTTCCAGCGCGACTCCAAGTACATCTCCGACCGCATCACCGGGGACGGGGCCGACGGCTGGCCGGTGGAGCCCGGCCGCTACCGGCTGGTCGTCGCCCGCGCCTGCCCGTGGGCCAACCGGGCGGTGGTCGTGCGCCGGCTGCTCGGCCTCGAGCCGGCCATCTCGATGGGCCTGTGCGGGCCCACCCACGACGAGCGCAGCTGGACCTTCGACCTCGACCCCGGCGGCCGCGACCCGGTGCTGGGCTACGAGCGGCTGCAGGAGGCCTTCTTCGCCCGCGACCCGGAGTACTCGCGCGGCATCACGGTGCCGGCGATGGTCGACGTCCCGAGCGGCGCCGTCGTCACCAACGACTTCCCGCAGATGACGCTCGACTTCTCCACCCAGTGGACCGCCCACCACCGCGAGGGTGCGCCCGACCTCTACCCCGAGCCGCTCCGCGACGAGATGGACGAGGTCATGGAGCGGGTCTACACCGAGGTCAACAACGGGGTGTACCGCTGCGGGTTCTCCGGCTCGCAGCGCGCCTACGACCAGGCGTACGACCGGCTGTTCACCGCGCTGGACTGGCTGTCGGAGCGGCTGGCCGACCGCCGCTTCCTGATGGGCGACACGATCACCGAGGCCGACGTCCGGCTGTTCACCACCCTGGCGCGGTTCGACCCCGTCTACCACGGCCACTTCAAGTGCAACCGGCAGAAGCTGAGCGAGATGCCGGTGCTCTGGGCCTACGCGCGCGACCTGTTCCAGACGCCCGGGTTCGGCGACACGATCGACTTCCCGCAGATCAAGGAGCACTACTACGTCGTCCACGCCGACATCAACCCGACGCAGATCATCCCGAAGGGCCCCGACACCTCCGGCTGGCTGACGCCGCACCACCGCGAGGAGCTCGGCGGCCGCCCGTTCGGCGACGGCACCCCGCCCGGGCCGCCCCCGCCGGCCGAGCAGGTGCCGGCCGAGCACGGTCCGGGCGGCATCGCGCACCGCTGACCTGTGGACAACGCCGTGGCAGGCCGCTCCGGCCTGCCACGGTGTCGGGCATGACGACACCCCCGCTCGCCGATGTCCCGGTCCGCTCCGCCACCGACCTCACCGACCGCTGGCTGGCGGTGCTCGATCCGCCGGAGTTCGGCGCGCGCAGCCTCTGGCTGACCTGGTTCGGCGCCGACGGCCGGCAGCTGCCGATCGTGGTGCCGGTCGACGACCTCCCGCAGCGTCCCGACCCGGCCCTGCTCGCCGGTCTCCGCGAGGTGCACGCCGGGGTCCTCCACGACCAGCTCGGGGGCTCCGGTCACCTCGCGCTGGCGTTGTGCCGGCCGGGTGAGCCGGCGGTCACCGCGGACGACGTCGCGTGGGCCGACGCCCTGCGCCCGGTGCTGGACGGGGACTCCTGGAGCCTGCACCTGGCGGCGGGCGGCAGCGTGCTCCCGCTGGTCGAGGCGCCGTCGTGGCTCCGGGGCCGCTGATGGTCTTGTCAGATCGCGTGCCGGGCGATCCACTGGGCGGCGATGACGTTGCGCTGGATCTCGTTGGTGCCCTCGCCGAGGATCATCAGCGGCGCGTCGCGGAAGTAGCGCTCGACGTCGAACTCCTTCGAGTAGCCGTAGCCGCCGTGCACCCGCATGGCGTCCAGGGCCACCTGCATCGCCGTCTCGGAGGCGAACAGCTTGGCCATCCCGGCCTCCATGTCCGCCCGGACGCCGCGGTCGAGCTTGTCCGCGGCGTCGAGCGTGAGCAGCCGGGCGGCCTGCACCTTGGTGGCCATGTCGGCGAGCAGGTTCCCCACCGACTGGTGCTTCCAGATCGGCGTGCCGAACGACTCGCGCTCCTGCGCGTACCGGGTGGCCGAGGCGAGCGCCGCCTGGGCGACGCCCACCGCCCGGGCGGCCACCTGCACCCGGCCCACCTCGAGCCCGCGCATCATCTGCACCCAGCCCCGGCCGGGCTCGCCGCCGAGGACGGCGCCGGCCGGCACCCGCATCGCGTCGAAGGTCAGCTCGCAGGCCTCGATCCCGCGGTAGCCGAGCTTCGGGATCTTCTCCGAGACGGTCAGGCCGGGGCCGGGCTCGACCAGCAGGACGCTCATCCCGGTGTGCGCCGGGACGGCGTCGCGGTCGGTGCGGCACAGCAGCCCGATGAGCCCGGAGTGCTGGGCGTTGGAGATCCAGGTCTTGCTGCCGCGGATCTCGTACTCGTCCCCCACCCGGGTCCCGACGGTGCGCATCGCCTGCAGGTCGCTGCCGCCGCCGGGCTCGGTCAGCGCCATGGTGGCCCGCAGCCCGCCGTCGGCCATCCGCGGCAGGTAGGCGGCCCGCTGCTCCTCCGTGCCGACGGTGGCCAGCAGGTAGGAGATGACCGAGTGCCCGCCGATCGCCCCGGCGAGGCTCATCCAGCCGCGGGCGAGCTCCTCGGTCACCCGGGCGAAGCAGGCGGTGCTCACCCCGGTGCCGCCGTGCTCTTCGGGCACCAGGAGGCCGAAGAAGCCCAGTTGCTTCATCTCCTCGATGAAGTCGTCGGGGTAGCGGTCCTCCGCCTCGAACTCGGCCACCCTCGGGCGCACCCGCCGGTCGACGAACTCGGCGGTGAGCGCGACCAGCTCCCGCTCCTGCTCGTCCAGCACGGTCACGCCAGGGCCTTCAGCGTCTCGATCGAGCGCAGCCGT is from Blastococcus sp. HT6-4 and encodes:
- a CDS encoding glutathione S-transferase C-terminal domain-containing protein — translated: MSENKSGSGYVEAEFQRDSKYISDRITGDGADGWPVEPGRYRLVVARACPWANRAVVVRRLLGLEPAISMGLCGPTHDERSWTFDLDPGGRDPVLGYERLQEAFFARDPEYSRGITVPAMVDVPSGAVVTNDFPQMTLDFSTQWTAHHREGAPDLYPEPLRDEMDEVMERVYTEVNNGVYRCGFSGSQRAYDQAYDRLFTALDWLSERLADRRFLMGDTITEADVRLFTTLARFDPVYHGHFKCNRQKLSEMPVLWAYARDLFQTPGFGDTIDFPQIKEHYYVVHADINPTQIIPKGPDTSGWLTPHHREELGGRPFGDGTPPGPPPPAEQVPAEHGPGGIAHR
- a CDS encoding acyl-CoA dehydrogenase family protein, which translates into the protein MTVLDEQERELVALTAEFVDRRVRPRVAEFEAEDRYPDDFIEEMKQLGFFGLLVPEEHGGTGVSTACFARVTEELARGWMSLAGAIGGHSVISYLLATVGTEEQRAAYLPRMADGGLRATMALTEPGGGSDLQAMRTVGTRVGDEYEIRGSKTWISNAQHSGLIGLLCRTDRDAVPAHTGMSVLLVEPGPGLTVSEKIPKLGYRGIEACELTFDAMRVPAGAVLGGEPGRGWVQMMRGLEVGRVQVAARAVGVAQAALASATRYAQERESFGTPIWKHQSVGNLLADMATKVQAARLLTLDAADKLDRGVRADMEAGMAKLFASETAMQVALDAMRVHGGYGYSKEFDVERYFRDAPLMILGEGTNEIQRNVIAAQWIARHAI